AAATATCATATTAGGAGGTGGTGAGATGATAATCAGTTTCTCAGTCGAAAACTGGATGTCTTTCCGCGACCCAACCACCTTTTCGATGGTTGCCAGCCGAGAGCGTCAGCATGGAGAACGCGTTCCAAGGCTCGGCAAGTACCAAACGCGAGTTCTTCCGATTGCGGCAATTTATGGCGGCAATGCCTCTGGCAAGACTAATTTTTTTAAGGCTCTAAATTTTGCCAAGACGCTGGTTATTAAAGGTACCAGACCCGATAGCCTGATTCCAATTGAGACATTTCGATTGGATGTCGAGGGGAGAAATCAGCCTTCTCGCTTCGCTTTTGAACTGCTGATTGACGAGACCATCTACGATTTTAGCTTTGCAGTGACTCAAAAGGTGGTACTGGAAGAAAGAATGGTTAAGATTACGAGTACTAGTGAAAAAGTGCTCTATGATCGACGAGACGGCAATCTCAGCTTTGACAAATCGCTCTCCAAAGACGATTTTTTCCCATTCGTTTTCAGGGGAACCCGGGACAATCAGCTTTTCTTGACCAACTCCGTATCCCAAAATATCAACGATTTCAGGCCAGTCTATGACTGGTTTGAGAATACGCTTGTACTGGTGGCACCCGACTCGCGGTTTGATCTTTTCGAGATATTTCTTGATGAGGGACATCCACTTTACACGGCAATGAACGAGATGTTGCCACGGCTCGATACCGGAATTTCCCATCTTGGCAGTGAAGAAATTCCATTAGAAAATATATCGATTCCCGAGCCATTAAAGACCGAGCTTCAGGAAGAGGTCAAAGAAGGCATGGCTGTTCGGTTGCTGATGGAACCGCAGACCAATCGCATCGTGGTTACTCGCAAGGATGGAGAGTTAATCGCAAAAAGGCCGGTCACTTTCCACCCAAAATCGGATGGTACAGAGGCCAGGTTTGAGATTTACCAGGAATCTGAAGGTTCGCAACGAGTTATCGATCTCCTGCCTGCCTTTCTCGAGCTTTCAGCGCAAGTGTCGCAGAAGGTCTATGTCATTGATGAGATAGACCGCAGTCTGCATCCCTTACTGATCCGCCAATTGCTTGATGAATACCTGTCCAATTGCTCTACGGAAACCC
The sequence above is a segment of the Gemmatimonadota bacterium genome. Coding sequences within it:
- a CDS encoding ATP-binding protein, which translates into the protein MIISFSVENWMSFRDPTTFSMVASRERQHGERVPRLGKYQTRVLPIAAIYGGNASGKTNFFKALNFAKTLVIKGTRPDSLIPIETFRLDVEGRNQPSRFAFELLIDETIYDFSFAVTQKVVLEERMVKITSTSEKVLYDRRDGNLSFDKSLSKDDFFPFVFRGTRDNQLFLTNSVSQNINDFRPVYDWFENTLVLVAPDSRFDLFEIFLDEGHPLYTAMNEMLPRLDTGISHLGSEEIPLENISIPEPLKTELQEEVKEGMAVRLLMEPQTNRIVVTRKDGELIAKRPVTFHPKSDGTEARFEIYQESEGSQRVIDLLPAFLELSAQVSQKVYVIDEIDRSLHPLLIRQLLDEYLSNCSTETRTQLLLTTHNVMLMDQQLLRRDEMWVTERDEAGVSSLFSFSEYKDIRYDKDIRKSYLQGRMGGIPRISPG